The following coding sequences lie in one Pontibacter sp. G13 genomic window:
- a CDS encoding PKD domain-containing protein, whose product MNKNIYTCTRRGLYGLFFFLCFGLSSVTAQIFNPFTTTPFQPKDCDIIVVNISGTLNCSNAIINGYATSIVGSNITITMDVTQPLICLGALMPFSQGQNIGTLAAGTYNITLNYVENGTLLSSITQGITVGTCGPTLGTSGAVTQESCPNSMDGAIDLTVTGATSSLSYLWSNGDTTEDLTGLATGSYNVLVTDSLGNTIADTFNVGQGSAPVAFFLANPPSGFVCYGSTVQVVSNSTGATQLEWYSNFNFLGSNSTMNVAMTDTGASFIALIAKDGVCADTMVQLYQVGQPVDMVGTIVDETCPGEADGSIDVAVSPAGTYGYSWSNGAATEDLTGIPTGSYTLTVTDANNCSFSEMFQVATGTPPVADFSTSANLVCPGESVQLTNISTGAVSYEWWVDGAQVTTAMDTVLTLSDEGAHDIVLVALGAVCTDTSEMVVSVSDVPEVTVGITHETCPEDMDGALQVDIVGGAAPVVFTWGHGSALEDQVGLAPGGYALTVTNNDGCVWADSFYVETLGGLTADFEWMPDAMDPYTLDFSDLSDTSAVAWAWDFGDGMTSTDQDPVYTYAFPGDFPVQLIAEDRYGCKDTVEYILTGVSIDDELAAQMEVYPNPARMDVLVAVPATFGTIQAISIMDLAGRTLQEVQPMDNRVNLSVRDLAAGWYLVRVETEMGVGVRRLQVR is encoded by the coding sequence TTCAACCCTTTCACGACCACTCCCTTCCAGCCCAAGGATTGTGACATCATTGTCGTGAACATCTCTGGGACCTTGAACTGTTCCAATGCGATCATCAACGGGTACGCAACTAGCATTGTGGGTAGCAACATCACCATCACGATGGACGTGACTCAGCCTTTGATCTGTCTGGGGGCATTGATGCCATTTTCCCAGGGTCAAAACATCGGCACCTTGGCAGCGGGTACCTACAACATCACGCTGAACTATGTAGAGAATGGTACCTTGCTTTCCAGCATCACACAGGGGATCACAGTTGGAACTTGTGGCCCAACGCTAGGTACTTCCGGTGCGGTGACTCAGGAGAGTTGTCCCAACTCTATGGATGGTGCCATTGACTTGACCGTTACGGGTGCTACTTCCTCATTGTCTTACCTTTGGAGCAATGGCGACACTACAGAGGACCTCACGGGGTTGGCGACTGGCTCCTACAACGTATTGGTTACCGACTCTTTGGGGAACACCATTGCCGACACATTCAACGTCGGACAAGGTTCTGCGCCCGTAGCCTTCTTCCTTGCCAATCCACCTTCTGGATTTGTCTGCTACGGTTCCACTGTTCAGGTTGTGAGCAATAGCACCGGCGCTACCCAGTTGGAATGGTACAGCAATTTCAACTTCCTCGGCTCCAATTCTACCATGAACGTGGCTATGACCGATACAGGAGCCTCCTTCATTGCCTTGATCGCCAAGGACGGTGTGTGTGCGGATACGATGGTGCAGCTTTATCAAGTCGGGCAACCTGTGGATATGGTAGGAACCATTGTGGACGAGACGTGTCCGGGCGAGGCAGACGGAAGCATCGATGTAGCAGTTTCCCCAGCAGGCACTTACGGGTACAGCTGGTCCAATGGAGCTGCTACGGAGGATCTTACCGGGATTCCAACAGGTTCATATACCTTGACTGTGACCGATGCCAACAACTGTTCATTCTCCGAGATGTTCCAGGTAGCTACCGGTACTCCTCCCGTGGCAGACTTTTCAACGAGCGCGAATTTGGTATGTCCGGGTGAATCCGTTCAGCTGACCAATATCAGTACTGGAGCTGTTTCCTACGAATGGTGGGTAGATGGCGCGCAGGTGACCACCGCTATGGATACCGTTTTGACCTTGTCAGACGAAGGGGCCCACGATATCGTGTTGGTTGCATTGGGAGCCGTATGTACCGATACTTCTGAAATGGTGGTGTCGGTTTCCGACGTGCCAGAAGTCACTGTAGGAATCACCCATGAGACCTGTCCAGAAGACATGGATGGTGCCTTACAGGTAGACATCGTGGGTGGCGCAGCTCCGGTCGTCTTCACTTGGGGACATGGATCAGCTTTGGAAGATCAGGTAGGCTTGGCTCCGGGCGGATACGCGCTGACCGTGACCAATAACGATGGTTGTGTATGGGCGGATTCCTTCTACGTCGAAACCTTGGGCGGACTGACCGCCGATTTCGAATGGATGCCAGATGCGATGGATCCATACACGCTTGATTTCTCTGACTTGTCCGACACCTCTGCAGTTGCTTGGGCTTGGGACTTTGGAGACGGAATGACTTCCACCGATCAAGATCCCGTATACACCTACGCCTTCCCAGGGGACTTCCCCGTGCAGTTGATTGCAGAAGACCGCTACGGCTGCAAGGATACTGTCGAGTATATTTTGACAGGCGTATCCATCGATGACGAATTGGCGGCCCAAATGGAAGTATATCCCAATCCTGCACGCATGGACGTACTCGTTGCGGTACCTGCTACGTTTGGCACTATCCAAGCCATTTCCATCATGGACTTGGCGGGTCGTACCCTGCAGGAAGTACAGCCGATGGACAATCGGGTGAATCTTTCTGTGCGTGACTTGGCGGCGGGTTGGTATCTCGTCCGAGTAGAAACTGAGATGGGCGTTGGCGTTCGTCGCCTACAGGTGAGATAA
- a CDS encoding YdeI/OmpD-associated family protein, which yields MSKPLVSRICLLEKFPGKGGWTYIALPEILPDPHAHFGWVRVHGEIDGVAVPHAKLWPLKGRGTMFSVSAKLRKAIGKAAGDEAHLELYLDDRSIEIPPEIRDSLALESEEVQGRFEGMEQDELRQWMDWIYRAKDEDGRIDRIARLIQCLAVGRSFAQK from the coding sequence ATGTCCAAGCCCCTCGTATCACGTATTTGCCTGCTGGAAAAATTCCCCGGAAAGGGAGGATGGACCTATATTGCCCTCCCCGAAATCCTCCCCGATCCACACGCGCATTTTGGCTGGGTCCGGGTCCACGGAGAAATCGATGGGGTAGCAGTTCCGCACGCCAAATTGTGGCCCCTCAAGGGACGCGGCACGATGTTCTCCGTATCTGCCAAACTCCGCAAAGCCATCGGCAAGGCAGCCGGCGACGAAGCGCATTTAGAACTATATTTGGACGATCGTTCGATAGAGATCCCCCCCGAAATTCGGGATAGCTTGGCGCTCGAATCCGAAGAGGTGCAAGGGAGGTTTGAGGGGATGGAGCAAGACGAATTGCGGCAATGGATGGATTGGATCTATCGAGCCAAGGATGAGGATGGGAGAATTGACCGGATTGCACGCCTGATTCAGTGCTTGGCAGTAGGACGTTCATTTGCCCAGAAATGA
- a CDS encoding gliding motility-associated C-terminal domain-containing protein → MKRNFFRATQMLGVLLALTIGSPVMAQINLSNGLIAHYPFNNDALDASGNGHHGTLFGPVYAMGYDGTANGALSFDGTNDWIEYISSPIFQPQLTTSITAWVMILDLDSNPVFFNNWEEDDYNGTWLHVLPGGMPTTGFADGGAIGPSSRRSYSATSQILTLGEWHHLVAIVRGPLDMDIYVDGNQICGNYSGNGGSIHHDPSLPGSSGLTDAFSQGGNPLNFFHGKIDELRFYNRELTADEIKFLSESAPDTLYFKACEGDVLDLQGPPGIQYSWFPHTGLSCTNCQFPQLTVGDDTLYALGLMDTLGCSSIHFFVIQDDSCCEMQEGAPNRADFDFVPSQGFPLKLPMAEVNFEDLSDGAVSWSWDFGDGNVSNQKHPSHVYSNPGMYWVSLTIRDEVGCKHTITKGPIQVLQPNLFIPNVFSPNGDGINDVFKVEYEGNEPVYIEIFDRWGLIVFRGGASQETWDGGDQPEGVYFYIVRIGNDIYRGDLTLLR, encoded by the coding sequence ATGAAACGCAATTTCTTCAGGGCTACCCAGATGCTGGGAGTCCTACTCGCCCTTACGATCGGGTCCCCGGTCATGGCGCAAATCAACCTCTCCAATGGTTTGATCGCCCATTATCCCTTCAACAATGATGCGCTCGACGCCTCCGGCAATGGTCATCATGGGACCCTATTTGGTCCAGTGTATGCGATGGGGTATGATGGGACGGCGAATGGGGCTTTGTCCTTTGATGGCACAAATGACTGGATCGAATATATCAGCAGTCCCATCTTTCAGCCACAGCTCACAACCTCCATCACCGCTTGGGTGATGATCCTGGATCTTGATTCCAATCCGGTATTTTTCAACAATTGGGAAGAGGATGACTACAATGGAACTTGGTTGCATGTTCTACCGGGAGGGATGCCCACTACTGGGTTTGCCGATGGTGGTGCGATTGGACCTTCTTCCCGCCGATCTTACAGTGCCACTTCCCAAATCTTGACGCTTGGGGAATGGCATCATCTCGTGGCCATTGTGCGCGGACCGCTGGATATGGATATTTATGTAGATGGAAACCAGATTTGCGGAAATTATAGTGGAAATGGCGGCTCAATCCATCATGATCCAAGTTTGCCAGGTTCATCAGGCCTCACTGACGCTTTCTCCCAAGGGGGGAATCCACTCAATTTTTTCCATGGAAAGATCGACGAACTTAGATTCTACAACCGCGAACTGACTGCTGACGAAATCAAGTTTCTGTCCGAGTCGGCTCCAGATACCCTGTACTTCAAAGCTTGTGAGGGGGATGTCCTTGATCTACAGGGGCCTCCGGGTATTCAGTATTCCTGGTTTCCTCATACGGGCCTCAGTTGTACCAATTGCCAGTTTCCACAACTCACCGTCGGAGACGACACTCTGTATGCCCTCGGTCTAATGGATACTTTGGGGTGTTCAAGTATCCACTTTTTTGTCATTCAGGACGATAGTTGCTGTGAAATGCAAGAAGGCGCTCCCAACCGAGCGGACTTTGATTTTGTCCCGTCACAGGGTTTTCCGCTCAAATTGCCTATGGCAGAAGTCAACTTTGAAGATCTGTCCGATGGGGCGGTTTCATGGTCTTGGGATTTTGGAGACGGGAATGTGTCCAATCAGAAGCACCCTTCACATGTCTACTCGAATCCGGGTATGTATTGGGTCTCTTTGACAATTAGGGATGAGGTTGGTTGCAAACACACAATAACAAAAGGACCGATTCAGGTTCTTCAGCCAAATTTATTTATTCCGAATGTCTTTAGCCCAAATGGCGACGGAATCAATGATGTGTTCAAGGTCGAATACGAAGGCAATGAGCCTGTATATATTGAAATATTCGACCGCTGGGGCTTGATCGTCTTCAGGGGAGGGGCAAGCCAAGAAACTTGGGACGGTGGAGACCAGCCTGAAGGCGTTTATTTCTATATCGTTCGGATTGGAAACGATATCTATCGGGGAGATTTGACGCTATTGAGGTAG